The genomic DNA CCTCGGTCCCCTTGCTTCCCGCTTCGCGAGCCGCTTGTTCGATCAGGTGGGCGTATTCGGGTTTACCGGCCGCTTGCAGGATCAACGACGGATTGGTCGTCGCGTCCTGAGGTTGGTACTGCTTCATCGTCTCGAAGTCACCGGTGTCGGCAACCACGGTTGTGTATTGCTTCAGCTGTTCTAACTGATTCACGCTTCAGATCTCCTGGCACGGTTGTGATGTTTCGCTTGCCTACAATATCAATGTATCAACCGCGCAGGGCTGGATATACCACACATTGGCGGGATTTGGCCGAGCGGTTCGCGGCGCAGAAAGCTCAGCTGGCGTCATTGCTGTCGATAGCGATCGGAATCGCAACGGACGCCGCAGCGACGGCAAATGCAAATAACGGGTGACAAAAGACCGCGTGCAGTCGTCCGTTCCCTGCACCGCGGGCCACCTCGGGATCGGCGACATGGATGACGCCCAGCTTTGCGGACTCGGGGGCCGTTCCGGGCGTCCAAACGCGGCAATGCTCGGCTCGGCCGTGAGTGACGACCTGATAGATCCCAGCCTCCAGACCGCCGACCACAAACCGCCCTTGGGAATCGGTCCGCAATTCGGCGATCGGTTTCCCGAACCGACCGATCACGACCGGCGCGTCTTCGATCGGCTTTCCATTACTCTCAACGACCGCTCCTTGGAGCGTGCCATCGCGATGCAAGGCGACATCTTGGACACGGGGCGCGACGGGTATCGCCCCCTCCGTTTGACCACTTTCCGGCTTGCCATGGGCAAACGAGACTCCCGGAACCGAGAGTCCGAGACAGGTCCAGACCACCAAAAACGATTGCAACGTTTGTCGAAATTTCATAGGAGCTTCCAGCACGCCTGCGGGGATAATTTCCATCGGATTTGATCGGTCATCGACCCTCCGCAAGCGAAGCTTGATGGAATTCCAAGGCGTTCCAAAATATGCCGAAAAAGCTCAGCAAAACTACATGAATTTCACCGCTAGCAATCTACAGACGACGCAGCCCGTCCTCGGTCATCGGATTGGGAATTTCGACATCGATCGCGTCGATCCGGTCCAACGTCTCTTGATCCAGCACCAGATCGGCCGCGGGTAACGATTCGTTCAACTGACCAATCGTCGTTGCGCCAATGATCGTCGACGCAACGAAATCGTGCTGCTTGCTCCAAGCGACAGCAAGAGCGGTTAACGACACACCGATATCGTCAGCGATCGCTTTCAGCCGACGCGTCGTCTCAATCGTCCGCGGATTAACAAACCGCTGCGCCATCCTTTGCTGTCGCGGTTCGCCCTTTTCAAGGTAGCCGGTGAAGCGACCGCCAGGTGGATTCTGGTCGTTGTATTTTCCCGTCAAGACGCCCCCTCCCAGCGGTGAATAGGGCAGCAGGGCAACATCCTCCTGACGGCAGACCTGCGCGAGTTCATTTTCGCAGCGACGGTTAATCAAACTGAAGTTATTCTGCACGGTGTCGTATCGCATCGTGCCATGTTTTTCGGCCTGCCACAGGCTTTTCATCACCCCCCACGACGTTTCATTGCTGCAACCGATCGCGCGGACTTTGCCCGCTTGCTTAAGCTCGGTCAGCGCGCCCAAGGTATCTTCGTAACGCATGAAATGGTCGGGCCAATGCGTTTGATAAAGATCGATGTAGTCGGTCCCCAAACGCCGCAAGCTTTGATCGCAACAGCGGATGATTTGATGCCGATCGATCGCCGTGACGCCACCCCGAACCGGCGGGCGAAACCAACCGTGGCCGGGACCCGTAATTTTTGATGCGATCAGGACTTGGTCGCGAGGCTTCGTCTTCATCCAACGCCCGACGATTTCTTCGGTCACGCCGACGGTCTCCGCATTGGGCGGCACGGGATAAAGCTCGGCGGCATCGAAGAAGTCGATTCCCGCTTCGAAGGCGCGATCCATAATCGCAAACGATGTCGGCTCGTCGCACTGCGAACCAAACGTCATGGTTCCCATGCAAATCTCGGACACGACCAAACCACTGCGGCCTAAAGGACGTCGCTGCATCGTCTCACTCTCCTGGGTTGCTTGACTCGGTTGTCGGCGAATTCGGTAATCCTGTCGCGATTACTATACTGACTGACCTTGGTTTGTTAACCAGACCTGGGCAAAGACCTCACTGTGCCGAACCGGCAAAACACCACGTTAGAACCACAAAACAGGTGGCTTCCACCCGCAAATAAGCGATGGCAGAGAAACCGCGCGGGCTATTTAAGCAAATCCCGATGCACCGAATCGAGCTTGCGCTGCAGCCGTGGAGGCAACTTCTTGTCGTCCAAGACCGCGATCATTTCTCGCGCCTCGTCGAGGAACCCCTTGGCGACCAACGAACTGGCGATCGTGATCCGCGCCTGTTGAGCGTGGAATCCATCACCGGTTCCCTGCGGGTCGGCAAGTCTCAATTGGTGCTCGATCTTGGCCATCAGCACCTGGTCTGCATCGGGACGCTGCTTGGGCACAAACCGACAACTTCCGCCAGTCAGCTCCGCTAACGCTCGCAACCCCGGTTCGCAGGCGGCAATTTCAAACGCGATGCAGTGCAGCGGAATCGTTTCGTAAATCATCTCCACCAAACGCACGACGCTGTGCTGCGGCAGCGCTCGCGTCGGGATGCCCGGATTCCACCGCGGCGGTTTATTGAATTCACCATCGGAGAGTAGGAAAACAGCGTCGGGGCGCAAACGCTCTGCCAGATCCAACGGCACGCGTGGGTCGGTTCCGTTGTTTTTGCGTACATCTTGCATGTACAACCACTGCCGAAACCGGTCGACATTCTCGTCCGTCGCCGGGATAAATTGCATCGACGCGAGTGGCCCATCAAACATTAACTGCGTTCGCCAACTGAACAAGAAAACGTAAAACGATTGCTGATCCGTCAGCTTCGTCAGCGATGACACAAGCTCGTCGCAGGCCCGCTGGTAGCGCGCACCGATCATGCTGGGCGAGGCATCCAGGATAAAGACGAAGTTGTTGCCATAGGCGTGGCTTCCAAAGAACGTGGCGTGTGGCGCATCGTTTTCGCCAGGTTCGGTTTGCGAATCCCCCGTTGCATCGGATGGACTCGACACAGGAACCGCATGGGCAACGGGAACCACAGCTCCCCCCAACCCATCGAGAGCGCCGCTTCGGTGAGCTGGCAGACGTGACGGTACGTCGACGCGAATCGGAGTGGTGGCGATGGTGGTCGGCGGCGGAGGAACCAACACCTCATCCACCACGACCGGTTCGGCAAGTGCCCGCGGAGGGGGGCTGTTTTCCAGCGGCAGCGTCACCAACAATTCGCCCTCCGCCGTGGCTTCACTTGCCGTCACGATGAAGGTTGCAACCCCACGCTTTCCCGCGATCACCAGCGCGAGCGTCAGCAACACGATCGCATGTACCGTCGCACTGGTCGCATACCCACGCCAATCAGCGCTTGAACTCGACAGCTTGACGGGGGAAACGGAAACTTTGGTAGGGATCGGCATCGGAGCGGGACCTCTGCACGTAGTCCTCGGGGCCGGTTCGCAGGTCGACCGGTCGACGTTTGCGACCGCAAACCGCCCCGGCGTTGGGGGTTCGACTCTTCTGCGGTTATAGCACGCCCCACGGAAGATCGCAGCCTATGGGCAGATAAAATCGTGCGGTCGCCCTACCGGAAAGCCCGTCGCGCAGAATCGCCCTTCACGCGTGACGACTTGCAATCACATCGGCCGCGCGATAGCCGACCATCATCACGGTGGCTTGGGGATTTGCCCGCGGAAGGGTTGGAAAAATAGAAGCGTCGGCAACGTAGAGGCCATCGATTCCGAAAACACCAAACTGCGGATCGACAACGCTATCGTGTGCGTCAGCTCCCATCGAACAACTGCCCGCGGGGTGGTACATCGTCATCGAAAACCGTCGAATAGCACGCTCCACCTGATCGGTGCTGCTCCGTTTCTCACCAGGCAAAATTTCTTGATCGACCCAATCGGCCAGCGGGGATTGGCTGGCGATCTGTCGCGCCATCGCAACCCCTTCGGCCAAAACCGTCAGATCCTCGGGCGCGCTTAAATAACCGGGATCGATGTTCGGGGGATCGTTGACACTTGAGGACCGAAGCGAAATCGTACCGCGGCTCAAGGGTTGTGATCCCGTCACGGCTAGCGTGAACGCCGGCGGCGCATCGGCAGCAGGATAGCGCAAGTAGTGCGTTGGCGTGACATGGAACTGAATCGCCCGCATCCACCGATCTGCCGGCAACGCGCTGTCGGCTGGCAAATCAAAGAAGCCGCCCACCTCCGCCAGATTCGATCCGACCGGACCGCGCCGCAAGTAGTCCCATCGCGCCAGGTCGCGCATCGACCAGCGGCTCGGAAACCCGGCGGTGGCTTTGGTCGCAAAGATCACCGGGAAAGCGAGATGATCGACCAACCGTTGTCCCACCGCGGGCAAATCAACCAAGGTTGTGATTCCATGCTCAGCCAGTTGCGACCTTGGCCCGACTCCCGAAAGCATCAACAACTGGGGGGACGCGATCGCACCTGCCGATAAAACCACGGCCCGTTTCGCCCCGATCGTCTCCGCATTCGCCCCCTCCCCAACGACCACTCCCGTCGCACGCTGATTGCGGATTTCGATGCGTTGCACCACCGTGTCGCTGCGGATCGTCACGTTCGGCGGCGGATTATCGCCAAGGAACGCCTGCATTGCCGTTTGACGAACGCCCCGGCGAGTTGTCCGACGATAAATTTCAGGCCTGCCGATGATTTCCCCGCGAGCGCACGCAGAGTTCGCCGCCGAGAGGAACGCTTGGCACGCGGGAGCGATCTCGGCAGGGAACTCGATAGAACCTTTCGATTCCAAATCGCGGCGCACTTGACTCATCGAAGCCTCGATCGATTCGAGGCTCCAATCGGCTCCCGCAATTTGCTGCCAAGCTCCCAAATCTTCCGACATCCCCTCGCTATAGATCATCGCGTTGATGCCGCTGGAGCCCCCCAGCATGCGACCGCGTGGGCAGATCACCGTGCGCCCGGCAAGCCCTGCAGACTTCGTCGTCGAATAGCTCCAATCGACCGACGTTCCTTGCAGGTTCAGATATTCCGCGGGGCGTTCGACCGCACTTTGCTTGCGGTGCTCACGGCCAGCTTCCAACAACAGAATCCGCGCCGTCGAATCGTTCGCCAATCGAGCGGCCAGCACGCAGCCGGCACTTCCCGCTCCAATAATGATGTAGTCATACGAGGCGGGAGATGTCATCGCGGCGGTTGATCTTCAATGCTGCTGAGTCGGGAGTTCAGCGGAGGTCGGTTTTCGGCCAAAATGGCGACGCGCTGCGGTATCGGTTCCCCACACGCCGCCAAACTTTTCGACCGAGACATCGCCATGAACGGTACAGAGGCAGGCAAGCCGCAGACCTAAAGTGCCGGCTCCCGGAACCAAATTCAGAAGTGCGTTTTCATAACGCGACGGCCACGATACGCTCCCACGCAATCTCACCGCACACATCCCGCAAACGCCCATGCCGCGACAATTTACAACGCGCGCGATACCGTTGTAAACCGGCGCCTTGGAGCGCAGCAGGACTTTGCGAAGGTTGTCCCCCGCGTCGCAAGAAATCGCTGTGTTGGAAAATCGGATGGTGGGCACAGGCTTGAATCTCACGCTGCACGGTTACCGAACACCAGAATGTGTACACTTGTAGTGTAGGAATACTACGCTCCAAAATGGTGGTTCACAACCTAAAATGCCACATATTCCTAGGTATACGCCCCCCGCCCTCCGGACGATTGCCGCCCCCCGCAGCAGGCCAAAGCACCCGCTGTCAAAACGTTTGTGTTGATAGGGAGAAGCAGTCTGGCCCGTCGAAAATGAGACGGTGTTGTCGGATTGATGGCGCGGGAATGCTGGCGAAGATCGCGATTGACGGAAACGTCCCACGCTGCAAAGTGTTCCCCTGCAATAACTTACATCGAACGCAGCCGCCCCCTGTCGATCTTGGGCACGACGAATGCATTTACCTTTCAGTGTAACCCGCCACTTGTAAGGAGCTTTCGATGTCAGGAATACTTTTAATCGTTCTCGGTCTAACCATCAGCGGATTTTCGATCAACGCAGCCATGCGACCTTTGCGTGAGACCGACCCATATTACGTCTAATAGAGATATCGAACGCTGCCTAAGCGAAAGGATTCGCCCCACGACCAACCAGCGTTCGAATGAAGACAGACGTTCGTTCTTCGGCAAATGTCGTCCGATGCGACAACTCCCCCGCCCATCGCGAAGAAACGCGATTTCTATTCACTTAGCGTTCGCGGCATCCACGTCCGCTCGAGCACTAGCTTCGGTTTGCAGCTTGAACGTCGTGCATCGACGGCAACCAAACCGCGCCGAGAATCATTACCGCCAGGGTCAGAGTGTGAGTTAGCCAGGCGGGATCGTTGTTGGCGACCGTTCGCAGTGTGACCAGCGTGACCAGTGTCAGCGCCGCCATGAACAGGCTTTCCGCAAACTTCTTGTCGGCGATCGAAAGCTTGCTAGCGATCAAAACCGCGATCCCAAACACGGGGATCGCAAAGGCGTGAATGCCAAACGCAGCGGCCAATAGAGTTGTCATCAGGATTCCTTTCCGCAAGACAAGCCCCGCAACCGATTGTCGACACATTCCTTGTCCGACAGAAAAGCAGTTGCGGGATCCAATGGGCGAGGCGGATTGTGGCAGGAAAACTATTTTGGGGAAAGCTCGATCGAATTGAAAAATTGGTTCAAGTTCCGCACGCCTCCTTGGGGCTTGCATTGATCGTTGGATTGATCCACAAAGTTGTGATAGCAACAGGCCCACCCCCACGAAACGAAAGTGCAGCCACAACGGATGAAAACTCTCATCAAAAACGCAACGGTCGTATTCCCCGATCAAATCGGCAAGGCATCGGTGCTGATCGACGATGGTCGAATCGTGGTCGATCCCAGCCCCGCGACGGTCGCCGATGAAACGATCGACGCCAGCGGGCTGCATCTGTTGCCCGGCGCGATCGACGATCAGGTTCACTTTCGCCAGCCCGGCCTGGAACATAAAGAAGACCTCGCCCACGCCAGCCGTGCCTGCGCCGCCGGCGGCGTGACGACGTTCCTCGAGATGCCCAACACGAATCCAACGACCACGACGCGGCAGCGGCTACGCGAAAAGAACGCCCTCGGCGCCACCCACTCCGCCGTCAACTATGGCTTCTACATGGGAGCCACCACCAGCAATCTCGACGAATTGAAACCAAGCGGCGATACGCCGGGGATCAAGATCTTCATCGGCAGCAGCACAGGCAATATGCTTGTCGACGAACAGGCGGTGTTGGAACAGATCTTTGCCGAAACCGAGATGCCGATCTGCGCCCACTGCGAAGACGAGACGACGGTCCGCGCGAATGCCGAGCGATACGCCGGCAGCGACGACATCACCAATCACTCGCGGATCCGGTCCCCCGAAGCGGCTTACATCGCCACGCGGCGCGCTGTCGATCTGTCGGTCCGGCATCAGCACCGCTTCCATGTCCTGCATGTTTCGACCGCTGCGGAACTGGAACTGATCACTCCGGCACGACCTTATGTTACGGCAGAGGTTTGCCCGCATCACCTGTTCTTCAACGTCGACGATTACGCCCGGCTCAGATCGTTGATCCAAATGAACCCGTCGATCAAATCGGCCGACGACAATCGCCAACTGTGGCAGGCGCTTTTGGACGGTGCGATCCAAGTCATCGCGACCGACCACGCGCCCCATACGCTCGCCGAAAAGCAACAGCCTTATCCGAAGAGTCCCTCCGGTCTTCCAGCGGTCGAAAACAGCCTACCCCTTCTGCTGAACCAAGTCGCGCAAGGGAAGTGCGATCTGCAGCAGGTGGTCCATTGGATGTGTGATGCCCCGGCGCGCGTTTGGGGAATCGTCGGCAAGGGGCGGATCGCCGATGGCTATGATGCCGATCTGGTGTTGGTCGATCTGGAACAACAGAAGACGATCCGCAATGAAGAACAGCAAACGAAGTGTCGTTGGTCCCCTTGGGATGGCGAGACCTTAACCGGATGGCCCGTGACGACTTGGGTTGGCGGACGGCGCGTCTTCGATCGCGGCCGCTTCGATGACTCGATTCGCGGAACGCTGCCGCTGTTCGATCACCAGCGCGGCGGCTACTGGGCGACCGAGCAGGGCGTGGGGCTGGCGTAAACGTCTTCGGCAGCAACGATCCGCGCCGGCGAGAACGCTCCGAATCGGAGCACCTCGACGGCGGATCGGCTAGCGATTCCCACCACCTAACATTTTGCGGATCGCTTCGCTGGCAGCGATTTGCGACGAGGCGGACTTCTGATTGCGGATCCCTTCGAGCACGCGTCGACGCTCCTCCTCTTCGCTCAAACCCAACGAATTGTTGGTTTCGTTGGTGTCCCACTCGATGCTGCCGCTCGCTTTGTTGGACTTGTCTGCTTCCGCTTGAGATGTCGCCCGCTGCGCTGCGTAGTTCTGCAATTCGTCCGATTGCTTGTCTCCAGGCATGCTGCCCCACGCGGAAAGATCGACGCCGTCGAGCGACAACGATTTCTTTGGCGGATCGACGTCGGCGCCGTTTGCATCGCGACGCGATTCAGATCGCCGCTTGGTTGCCGATGCGTCGCCGCTGGCAAGATCGTCGCGCCGCGTTTCGCTCGATGGTGCCGTCTCCGTCGTCTCTCCTTCTTGCACGTCGACCGCCATGCCGATCCGCATCGTCAGCTTCATTTTGCCAACTTGCAAAGTGTCCCCCGAACGAATTCGGCACGACTGTCGGTCGGTCAATTTCTGGTCGTTGACGAACGTCCCATTGCGACTGCCAAGATCCTTAACATAGAACTTCCCCTCGCGAGCGATGATCGCGCAGTGTTGGCGGCTGACCGATGAACTCTTGATGCGAAGTCCCGACGATTCGTTGCGGCCGATCACAAAGGGATTTTGAGTGATCCGGAGCCCCTGGCCTTGGTGCGATCCGCTGGCAACGATCAGTTCAGCTTGCATGGGATGGATTGGTGATTGGATACGACCCCAGTCTGCGGTGGGTCCCTCGCAGCTTAAAAATGTGAGGGAGCTTGAACGCGGCAAGTCACGCCTCCGATATCGGCATGCCGAGCGTAGCCATAAGACTAAATGATTGTAAAATTCACCGTCCGAGGATTCGGCCTGTGTTCTGTTAAGTTCTAGTGAAACCCCGCGTGTTCGCGGCGGGATTTGAAAAGGAAATGTTACGTGGCAAATTCAGTAGTGAAGCTTTCGTTGGTGCAAATGTCCTGCACCGACTCCAAAGCCGAGAATGTCGAGCGGGCCGTCTCGCAGATCCGCCAAGCCGCGGCCGATGGCGGACAAGTGATTTGCCTGCAGGAACTGTTCAACGGTCCTTACCCCTGCCAGACCGAAGACCATTGCCAATTCGATTGGGCGGAAACGATTCCCGGGCCGACGACTGAACGGATGAGCGAGTTGGCCGCCGAGCTGGGCGTCGTGATCGTCGTCTCGTTGTTCGAAAAACGAACCGCCGGCGTCTACCACAACACCGCCGTCGTTCTCGATGCCGACGGTTCGACAGCGGGAGTTTATCGCAAGATGCACATCCCCGACGATCCTTTGTATTACGAGAAGTTCTATTTCACCCCCGGCGATCTGGGATTCAAGGTGATCGAGACCCGCTTTGCGAAGCTGGGCGTCGCCGTTTGTTGGGACCAATGGTTCCCCGAGGCCGCGCGGTTGATGGCCCTTGCCGGTGCGGAGATCCTGCTTTACCCGACCGCGATCGGATGGATCGACGAGGAAAAAGAAGAGTACGGCACGACGCAATACGAATCGTGGCAAACGATGATGCGATCCCACGCGATCGCCAACGGTTTGTGGCTAGGAGCTCCCAACCGCGTCGGCGTCGAGGGCCGTCTGCAGTTCTGGGGCGGTTCGTTTATCGCCAACCCCAATGGCAAAGTCATCACGCAGGGAAGCCACGAAGAACCAGAAATTATCACGGCCGACTGTGATTTGAATATGATCGATGTCGTCCGCACCCATTGGCCGTTCCTGCGCGATCGTCGAATCGACGCCTACCAAGGGCTGATGCGCCGCGTGATCGACTGATCCCTCTCCAGCTCACCCCACTTGATGAACAACACCATGAATCGAACATCTCTTGCCGCTGCGGTTGCTTTCTTTTCGCTGGCGATACTTGCCGCGCCTGCCGGATTCGCTCAATCGACGACCGCTCCACCTGCGGAACGCAAGACGCAGTGGAATGGATACGACCAACTCCATTTCCAAGTCGCCGAGCGCGATGCTTATGTCGTCGTTCCCAAGCAGGCTGCCCCGGGCAACCCTTGGGTTTGGCGGGCACGGTTCCCCGGCTATCACGCGGAAGCCGACATCCAATTGGTGGCCAACGGATTCCACATCGGCTACGTCGACGTGGCGGGAATGTTTGGCAGCCCCAAGGCGATCGAGATCGGGAATCAGTTCTATCGTCAAATGACCGAGAAACGCGGCTTGGCGAAGCGAGTCGCTCTCGAAGCGGTCAGCCGTGGCGGGTTGTTCGCCTACAACTGGGCCGTCGTCAATCTCGATCGCGTCGCTTGTATCTACTGCGACACGCCGGTCTGCGATTTCAAAAGTTGGCCCGGCGGGATGGGGGAGGGCGTCGGTTCGGCCGCGACTTGGCAGAGTTGCCTGGCGCAATATGGATTCGACGAGAAACAGGCTGCCGCATTCAAAGGCAATCCAATCGATCATGCAAAGAAAATTGCAGCCGCCAAAATCCCACTGCTGCACATCGTCTCGGAGAACGATCGCGTCGTTCCGCCCAAGGAGAACACCTATCTTTTGCGTGAACGTCTGCAAGCGGCGGGGCATGATATGGAAGTCATCTCGGTCCCAATGGGAACGGAAAAATCGAACGGTCACCACTTCCCGCACCCCGCGGTCGATCAGGTCGTCGCGTTCATCCAGCAGCACGCGGCGGTCGAGGCGAAGTAGGCGAATCGGCTCCATCGCGGCGAATCGACCAACGGATCCGTTGTTGCGGCAATGGACAGCGATCCGCCTGCTGGGTTAGGTTTCGGGAAAATTGTGCAACATCGACGCACTTTGCGGGAGACCGGTTTATAATCCAAACTCCCAGATCCCGCCTCTCTACCTCCCGAGACTCGAGCCTTCTAGATGACAGACGCTTCCATGAATCGCCGCAGCATTCTCTCGATTGCGGCAGCCACCACATTGGTTGGTTCGGGCTTGCCGACAGCCCCTGCCAAAGCTGCCGACACCGCGACATCGGATGAATTTGGCGGGATCCGGTTCTGCTTGAACACTAGCACCGTTCGCGGCCAAGAACTGACGATCACCGAACAAGTCGACCTGGCGGCATCGAGCGGTTACGACGCGATCGAACCTTGGGTTCGCGATCTGGTTGCCTATAAAGAAGCTGGCGGCAGTCTGCCCGATCTGCGGAAGCGAATCGAAGACTCCGGGATCACTGTCGAGAGTGCGATCGGTTTTGCTCAGTGGATCGTCGACGACGACGACCAACGCCGAAAGGGATTGGAACAAGCACGGTCCGATATGGAACTGCTGAAGTCGATCGGCGGAAAACGGATCGCTGCACCGCCGGTCGGTGCAACCAAAGAGGCCGGTCCGGCGCTGCCTGTGATTGCCAAGCGTTACGCGGATCTGTTGAATGTTGGCGCGGAAGTCGGCGTGACGCCCGAGTTGGAATTGTGGGGCTTCTCCAAGACGCTCAGCCGCCTGGGCGAACTGGCGTACGTCGCCACCGAAGCCGGCCATCCCGATGCCTGCGTCCTGCCCGACGTCTACCATATTTACAAAGGTGGCTCCGACTTCGCTGGCCTGGCGATGATCGAAGCCTCGCGGATGCCCGCGTTCCACATGAACGACTACCCGGCCAATCCACCTTGGGAAACGATCGGCGATGCCGACCGCGTCTATCCCGGCGACGGGATTGCTCCGTTGGACGATATCATCTCGCTGCTGCATCGCAACGGCTTCCGAGGCTATTTCTCGCTGGAGCTGTTCAATCGCGACTACTGGAAACAACCCGCGTCGGAAGTCGCCACGACCGGTCTTCGCAAGATGAAAGCTGCAGTTCGCAAAGCGTTGGCTTAACAAACCATTCGCTCCTGTCTGATGTTCGCTGTCGCTCCGCGAAAGGCGACCAACCGCGACAAACTCAATCTCCCAATCCCGTACTCCTTCCTGTTATGAAAATGCAACGCCTGCTCGGTTCTTTGATCTGCTGTTCGTTCCTCGCTGCAGGAGCCACCGCTGCCGATCCGGTTCCTCCGCTAGACCTTCCCGAAAGCCAAGCGACTTCGGCGGCGGAGATGAAGCCGTACGAAGAGGTGATCGAACACACCGATGCGACGATCGAAATGCTGCCGATTCCTGGCGGCGTCTTCACGATGGGAACTCCCGACACCGAAGAGGGCCGCGAGGACTCGGAAGGTCCGCTGCATCAAGTGGAAGTCTCTCCCTTTTGGATGGGCAAGTATGAGATCACGTGGGAGCAGTACGAGATCTGGGGTGACGAACTCGATACGATCCGTCGCCGCCTTTTGAAGTCGAAGGAAACGCCGCGCGACGCGGTCGTCGACGGCTTCACGCGTCCGACCGAACCCTACACCGACATGACCTTTGGGATGGGCAGCGGGCGCCATCCGGCGATCTGCATGACACAGCACGCAGCGCGGACCTATTGCCAATGGCTGTCGGCAAAGACCGGACGCTATTACCGTTTGCCGACCGAAGCGGAATGGGAATACGCTTGCCG from Rosistilla carotiformis includes the following:
- a CDS encoding aldo/keto reductase — its product is MQRRPLGRSGLVVSEICMGTMTFGSQCDEPTSFAIMDRAFEAGIDFFDAAELYPVPPNAETVGVTEEIVGRWMKTKPRDQVLIASKITGPGHGWFRPPVRGGVTAIDRHQIIRCCDQSLRRLGTDYIDLYQTHWPDHFMRYEDTLGALTELKQAGKVRAIGCSNETSWGVMKSLWQAEKHGTMRYDTVQNNFSLINRRCENELAQVCRQEDVALLPYSPLGGGVLTGKYNDQNPPGGRFTGYLEKGEPRQQRMAQRFVNPRTIETTRRLKAIADDIGVSLTALAVAWSKQHDFVASTIIGATTIGQLNESLPAADLVLDQETLDRIDAIDVEIPNPMTEDGLRRL
- a CDS encoding carboxypeptidase-like regulatory domain-containing protein; this encodes MKFRQTLQSFLVVWTCLGLSVPGVSFAHGKPESGQTEGAIPVAPRVQDVALHRDGTLQGAVVESNGKPIEDAPVVIGRFGKPIAELRTDSQGRFVVGGLEAGIYQVVTHGRAEHCRVWTPGTAPESAKLGVIHVADPEVARGAGNGRLHAVFCHPLFAFAVAAASVAIPIAIDSNDAS
- a CDS encoding 2Fe-2S iron-sulfur cluster-binding protein, which gives rise to MRFKPVPTIRFSNTAISCDAGDNLRKVLLRSKAPVYNGIARVVNCRGMGVCGMCAVRLRGSVSWPSRYENALLNLVPGAGTLGLRLACLCTVHGDVSVEKFGGVWGTDTAARRHFGRKPTSAELPTQQH
- a CDS encoding FHA domain-containing protein, with translation MQAELIVASGSHQGQGLRITQNPFVIGRNESSGLRIKSSSVSRQHCAIIAREGKFYVKDLGSRNGTFVNDQKLTDRQSCRIRSGDTLQVGKMKLTMRIGMAVDVQEGETTETAPSSETRRDDLASGDASATKRRSESRRDANGADVDPPKKSLSLDGVDLSAWGSMPGDKQSDELQNYAAQRATSQAEADKSNKASGSIEWDTNETNNSLGLSEEEERRRVLEGIRNQKSASSQIAASEAIRKMLGGGNR
- a CDS encoding GMC family oxidoreductase, whose product is MTSPASYDYIIIGAGSAGCVLAARLANDSTARILLLEAGREHRKQSAVERPAEYLNLQGTSVDWSYSTTKSAGLAGRTVICPRGRMLGGSSGINAMIYSEGMSEDLGAWQQIAGADWSLESIEASMSQVRRDLESKGSIEFPAEIAPACQAFLSAANSACARGEIIGRPEIYRRTTRRGVRQTAMQAFLGDNPPPNVTIRSDTVVQRIEIRNQRATGVVVGEGANAETIGAKRAVVLSAGAIASPQLLMLSGVGPRSQLAEHGITTLVDLPAVGQRLVDHLAFPVIFATKATAGFPSRWSMRDLARWDYLRRGPVGSNLAEVGGFFDLPADSALPADRWMRAIQFHVTPTHYLRYPAADAPPAFTLAVTGSQPLSRGTISLRSSSVNDPPNIDPGYLSAPEDLTVLAEGVAMARQIASQSPLADWVDQEILPGEKRSSTDQVERAIRRFSMTMYHPAGSCSMGADAHDSVVDPQFGVFGIDGLYVADASIFPTLPRANPQATVMMVGYRAADVIASRHA
- a CDS encoding dihydroorotase, which gives rise to MKTLIKNATVVFPDQIGKASVLIDDGRIVVDPSPATVADETIDASGLHLLPGAIDDQVHFRQPGLEHKEDLAHASRACAAGGVTTFLEMPNTNPTTTTRQRLREKNALGATHSAVNYGFYMGATTSNLDELKPSGDTPGIKIFIGSSTGNMLVDEQAVLEQIFAETEMPICAHCEDETTVRANAERYAGSDDITNHSRIRSPEAAYIATRRAVDLSVRHQHRFHVLHVSTAAELELITPARPYVTAEVCPHHLFFNVDDYARLRSLIQMNPSIKSADDNRQLWQALLDGAIQVIATDHAPHTLAEKQQPYPKSPSGLPAVENSLPLLLNQVAQGKCDLQQVVHWMCDAPARVWGIVGKGRIADGYDADLVLVDLEQQKTIRNEEQQTKCRWSPWDGETLTGWPVTTWVGGRRVFDRGRFDDSIRGTLPLFDHQRGGYWATEQGVGLA
- a CDS encoding vWA domain-containing protein — its product is MPIPTKVSVSPVKLSSSSADWRGYATSATVHAIVLLTLALVIAGKRGVATFIVTASEATAEGELLVTLPLENSPPPRALAEPVVVDEVLVPPPPTTIATTPIRVDVPSRLPAHRSGALDGLGGAVVPVAHAVPVSSPSDATGDSQTEPGENDAPHATFFGSHAYGNNFVFILDASPSMIGARYQRACDELVSSLTKLTDQQSFYVFLFSWRTQLMFDGPLASMQFIPATDENVDRFRQWLYMQDVRKNNGTDPRVPLDLAERLRPDAVFLLSDGEFNKPPRWNPGIPTRALPQHSVVRLVEMIYETIPLHCIAFEIAACEPGLRALAELTGGSCRFVPKQRPDADQVLMAKIEHQLRLADPQGTGDGFHAQQARITIASSLVAKGFLDEAREMIAVLDDKKLPPRLQRKLDSVHRDLLK
- a CDS encoding carbon-nitrogen hydrolase codes for the protein MANSVVKLSLVQMSCTDSKAENVERAVSQIRQAAADGGQVICLQELFNGPYPCQTEDHCQFDWAETIPGPTTERMSELAAELGVVIVVSLFEKRTAGVYHNTAVVLDADGSTAGVYRKMHIPDDPLYYEKFYFTPGDLGFKVIETRFAKLGVAVCWDQWFPEAARLMALAGAEILLYPTAIGWIDEEKEEYGTTQYESWQTMMRSHAIANGLWLGAPNRVGVEGRLQFWGGSFIANPNGKVITQGSHEEPEIITADCDLNMIDVVRTHWPFLRDRRIDAYQGLMRRVID